The sequence GGTGTGCAGCGACGAGAAGACCAGGTGGCCGGTCAGGGCGCTGCGGATGGCAATGTCCGCGGTCTCGCCGTCGCGAATCTCGCCGACCATCATGATGTCGGGGTCCTGGCGGAGCATCGAGCGCAGGCCGTTGGCGAAGTTCAGGCCGCGCTTGGGGTTGACCTGCATCTGGTTGATCCCGTCGAGGTGGAATTCCACCGGGTCCTCGATGGTCAGGATTTTCTTGCCTGGGCTGTAGATGTGGTGGAGTGCGGCGTACAGCGTGGTGGTCTTGCCGCTGCCGGTCGGCCCGGTCACCAGCACCACGCCGTGCGGCCGGCGCAGGATACGATCAAGCGTATCGAGCATCTCCGGCCCCATGCCCAGTTCGGAGAGCTTGTGCAGCGTGTGGGACTGATCGAGGATGCGCATCACCACGCTCTCGCCGAACATCGTCGGTACGGTCGAAACGCGGATGTCCACGTTGGCGTCGCTGCCGACGAACTTGATGTGCCCATCCTGCGGCACGAACCGCTCGGCGATGTTCAGGTGGGACATGATCTTGATGCGGCTGATGATCGCCGCCTGCAGGTGCCGCGGCGGCGGCGACATTTCGTGCAGCACGCCGTCGATCCGATACCGGACGCGGAGCTGCTTTTCAAACGGCTCGATGTGGATGTCGCTGGCCCGGTCCTGCAGGGCTTCGAGGATGATCAGGTTGACCAGGTTGATCAGCGAGGGTTCGCGGGCCAGCTCGTGCAGGTGACCGACGGAGTCCCCCCCCTCAACTTCGTCGGCCACCATCTGCTCGGCCAACGAATTCGCCATGCGGGAGGCGGATGTGCCGTAGAACCGTCGGATCGCCTCGGCCAGGTCGTCCGGCCGGGCGTACGATCGCACGATTTCCAGGCCGGTCAGGGCCTCCAGGTCATCGACTGCGGCCAGGTCGAACGGATCAGCCATGGCCAGTTTCAGCCGACCGTCGGTGGCGCTCAGCGGCAACACGCGGTAACGCTGGGCCATCTCCGCCGTCACGTGCCGAAGGGCCTCGGGGCTCACCTCCAGGTCCGCCAGGTTCGCCACCGCCAAGCCGCACTGAACCGCCAGGGCGTGGACCACGTCGGCCTGTTGGACGATGCCCAGTTCGCAAAGGCGCTCGCCGAACCGCCGGCCGTTGCCAGCCGTCGGCCAAGCGACGCCGTCCAACCGTTCACGTGCCAGGTAACCTAGCGAGACCAGGATTTCGCCCAGCCGCTGGGACACAAATACCTCCTAGTTTTTAGACGCCGAAGACGGCCGGAATGTTGCACACTTCCTTCAAAAGTCATGAAAGAAGAATAAATGTTCATTTATAATTATACTTACTTCTATTTATATGGTGGCGAGACTGAATATCCATATTATTCACTTATACTGCAGCATGTGCTTTTATTCCATACCTTTACCGTAACCACCTTTGGGGTTATTCAACGAAACCCACGGACCGGACCGGCCCCCCCAGTCGA comes from Phycisphaerae bacterium and encodes:
- the tadA gene encoding Flp pilus assembly complex ATPase component TadA, which encodes MSQRLGEILVSLGYLARERLDGVAWPTAGNGRRFGERLCELGIVQQADVVHALAVQCGLAVANLADLEVSPEALRHVTAEMAQRYRVLPLSATDGRLKLAMADPFDLAAVDDLEALTGLEIVRSYARPDDLAEAIRRFYGTSASRMANSLAEQMVADEVEGGDSVGHLHELAREPSLINLVNLIILEALQDRASDIHIEPFEKQLRVRYRIDGVLHEMSPPPRHLQAAIISRIKIMSHLNIAERFVPQDGHIKFVGSDANVDIRVSTVPTMFGESVVMRILDQSHTLHKLSELGMGPEMLDTLDRILRRPHGVVLVTGPTGSGKTTTLYAALHHIYSPGKKILTIEDPVEFHLDGINQMQVNPKRGLNFANGLRSMLRQDPDIMMVGEIRDGETADIAIRSALTGHLVFSSLHTNDAPGAVTRLLDMGIEPYLLATTVEALIAQRLVRVICPRCIEEYKPSEQILSKVGNGAGEFVGATLRRGRGCRECHNTGYRGRVGVFEMIVIDDTLREVIMTRPSGSQVRRAAGPNFVTLRDDGYRKVLAGATTLEEVWRVTQDVVGQTPHAD